In Terriglobia bacterium, the genomic window CAACGAGACGGCGGTGGGTAGCGCGGCGGTTTCGGTGCCGCACGCGGCGGTGGAACTGGCGAAACAGATTTTCGGGTCGCTGAAGGACCGCAAGGTGCTGCTGCTGGGCGCGGGCAAGATGAGCGAGGCGGCGGCGCGCTACCTGATCAAGAACGGCGCCAACGACCTGCGGGTGATCAACCGCACGCTGGAGAACGCGCAGGAATTGGCGCGGGCGGTGAAGGGACGCGCCTTCCCCTTGGAAGAGCTTCCGCGCCAGGTGCGCGAGGCGGATGTCGTGATCAGCTCAACCTCCTGCCCGGACGTGATCCTCACCCGCGAAGAGACGGAAGGCATCGTGGCACAGCGCGACGGCGCGCCGCTGCTGCTGGTGGATATCGCGGTGCCGCGGGACATTGACCCGGCGGTGCGCGAAGTGCCGGGCGTGTTTCTTTACGACTTTGACGAGCTGGAGCAGGCCACCAAGAAGTGCGAGGGCGAGCGCAAGTTGGCCGTGGCCGACGCGGACAAGCTCGTGGCCGAGGAAACGCGGGGGTTCCGCGCCAAGCTGGCGGCGGAGCGCGTGGTGCCGACCATTGTCGCGCTACGCGGGCGTTTGGACGAAATTTGCCGGCAGGAGCTGGAAGCATTCAAGCTGGAGGCCGGGCCGCTGAGCGAGGAGCAGGCCAGTTCGCTGGCGACGCTGGCATCGCGCATCACGCAACGGATCTCCAATTCGCTGGCGCGCGAACTGAAGGAGCATCCGGAAAAAGTGGATCAGGACCGCATGACCGAGGCGGTGCAGCGCTTGTTCCATCTCGAACAGATGGAAGAAGCCGTGGCGGGAACGCGAAATTAGTGGCCAGTGGTCAGTGATGGGAGAGGGAGATGGCGAGAAACGGAAACGGCAAGAGCGAGATTGTGACCACCCAGGGATGGACGACGATGCAGGCGTACACCCTGGCGGTGGTTTGCCTGCTGCTGGGCGGGGCGATTGGGTACCTGCTGCGCGGCTCGGAACCGGCGGCGGTGGTGCCGGCACAGGCGGCGGCGGCGCAGGCGCCCGCGAACATGGCGCCCGGCCAGATCCCGGGATTTGGCGGCGTGCCGGGCGGCGGCAATTCGCCCGAGATGGTGGACAAAGCGGCGCAGCCCATGCTGGAAGCCCTGCAGAGGAATCCGAAGGATGCCGACACGCTGGCCAAAGTCGGCAACCTGTATTACGACGCGCAGCTTTATCCCAAAGCGATCGAGTATTACCAGCGGGCGCTGAAGATCACGCCGGGCAATGCCGACGTCCGCACCGACATGGGTACGGCGATGTTTTACCTGGGCGATTCCGACAAGGCGCTGGCGGAATTCGAGAAATCGCTTTCCTACAAACCGAATCATCCCAACGCCCTGTTCAACACCGGGATCGTGAAGTGGCAGGGAAAGAAGGACACCAAGGGAGCGATCGCAGCCTGGGAGCAGTTGCTGAAGACGAACCCGAATTATCCGGAACGCCAGAAAGTTGAAGACCTGCTTACTCGCGCCAAGGAGCATGCAAAAGGTTAGGCGCACACGGCCGCCCGGAAGTGCCTCGATCCAGGCACCGTAGGGCCTGGGGACCAAGGGCCGCACTGCGCCGCCGGAGGAAGCTTTCTCCTATCCCTCATCCCGCTTCCTCCGGATTTGAACAGGGCCACGGGCCATTTGTAACCAGAGCCGGAGGAACCGACTTATACCCCCTCATAACGGTTCCTCCGGATTCTGCCATGCACCGTCGGCGACGCGCGCACTATTGAGACAGATATGGGACCTTACCTGATATCGGCGTTCTTTGTATTCATGGGTCTTGCCTACATGATCTTCGGCAAGATCTCGTCTGATGCCTACGCCGCCAGACCGTTCGATCCGAATGATCCGCCGCGTTCCAAGGCGCGGTATTTCTGGAAGGTGTACCGAGAGCTCTACCCGCAGAGCTTTTTAACCGAAGCCTGCGCGGCCTGCACCGTGGTTGCGGTGATGATTCTCATCGCCGCTCCGTTCGTCCTTTTCAACTGAAGCGCGGATAGGCCAGGCGCGGTATCATGCCTACATGCTTCGCCTTTTTCGTTTGTCGTTGGTGTTGATGGCCGCCGCGGCTGCCCTGGCGCAAGCTCCCGCCAAGCCGAACTTGACCGGGACATGGAACGTGGACCTGGAGAAGAGCAATTTCGGAGGGCTGGAAGTGCCGCAGGCGGCGCGCTACCTGATCCGCCACCTGGGAGCGAAGGTGGAGATGCAGTACGAGCAGGACGGGCACATCACGCGCGTGGACGTCACGCCCGATGGCGAAGAGCACGTCCTGGAGACC contains:
- a CDS encoding tetratricopeptide repeat protein; the protein is MARNGNGKSEIVTTQGWTTMQAYTLAVVCLLLGGAIGYLLRGSEPAAVVPAQAAAAQAPANMAPGQIPGFGGVPGGGNSPEMVDKAAQPMLEALQRNPKDADTLAKVGNLYYDAQLYPKAIEYYQRALKITPGNADVRTDMGTAMFYLGDSDKALAEFEKSLSYKPNHPNALFNTGIVKWQGKKDTKGAIAAWEQLLKTNPNYPERQKVEDLLTRAKEHAKG
- the hemA gene encoding glutamyl-tRNA reductase codes for the protein MEPCVMVIGVNYRTAPVAVRERFWISEPRRYEALVQLSHAEAIDEVAVLATCNRTEFILWTRDAAAASGSVLNFLTREYGLRLCEWKHFYRKIDEQALTHVFRVASSLDSMVIGELEIVAQVKSAWALALQVGTAGRFLDAVFQKALTVSERVRNETAVGSAAVSVPHAAVELAKQIFGSLKDRKVLLLGAGKMSEAAARYLIKNGANDLRVINRTLENAQELARAVKGRAFPLEELPRQVREADVVISSTSCPDVILTREETEGIVAQRDGAPLLLVDIAVPRDIDPAVREVPGVFLYDFDELEQATKKCEGERKLAVADADKLVAEETRGFRAKLAAERVVPTIVALRGRLDEICRQELEAFKLEAGPLSEEQASSLATLASRITQRISNSLARELKEHPEKVDQDRMTEAVQRLFHLEQMEEAVAGTRN